Genomic window (Vespa velutina chromosome 16, iVesVel2.1, whole genome shotgun sequence):
tatcataatatcatattcataaatcttatgaatatatatatacaatttttttttttttatttcaaatacgattactttcaaaattcctataaattaatattttaaaattacaccataaattatttgtatccGTAATGTTTGAtccttttttgtccttttcttcattctttctttttttcttttttcttttttttttttttccccaaataatttgaattatttaatatttataaaggaaTTTCCTTTAAAGTCAGTTTTTGAATGCATACCGTATCGGAATTTTGATACCATGTAAATTTTTGCGATTCttcataatgaaattttatcccTTTAGCATACCattagattaatttattattcataataagattttaattttctcgcCCTGccaattcattcatttcttacAAAGGTTATATAGAACTTGAGAAATGTATAACTTTATCAATattctttgatttattaagcttataatatattattcggATGGAAGAGGTTGCTTTCgatgaatttatttgaaagatattGATACAATTTTCTCATGAAAGTTATTAAACGATCTTTGAATatctttcgtatattttatataacatgaTATTAAAGTTCAATGATTCTTTAACATTTTCCAACgaacttttaattataaaagaatagttTCAAAATTTACTCGTTcgttagatattatataaatatatatatatatatatatatagatgaaatTTGTTATCTACTAATGAGctgttatcttattttatttttatttaaatctttcaaataactcgatcgaaatttatatatatatatatatgtgtgtgtgtgtgtgtgtgtgtgtgtgtttgtgtgttataaataatgaagtgTTAAGTGTCATCAATGATATGATACCTTTTACAACgatattggttttttttttttttttttttagatacgaTCGCAAGGAATGCTTTATTCAATCAACAGAgcgaaaaatattacatgaCTGTAATTTCTAATGGAAATggaatttgtattaaaaaatttatgcaAACGATCAAAATGCATTACATCGAAATTATAAAgtatactttaatattataatacattgacGAACATAACACATGATAATAttctaaattttcttatcaaatttttgagaaatattttctaatggataatattattgaatagtgagatatcattgataaatcgattttttttttcttttaattttttaattatacgtaactcttttatatatatatgtgcaaaattcgaagtatattaaataaacgcATACGtactaataaattttatataattttatatatacaaaaattagatatcgatatacgtattaaaaagaaagaaagaaaaaaaaaaaagaaaagaagaaaagaaaagttcttGCGTGcgatcatttttctcttgattcatctacaaaatttattctctcgaaaagaaatttttttgctttttttttttattccttttcattGTGAATTAAATTTGCTatactatttaaattttttacttagTCGAAAGCGAGCATTCGCCACGTTCACGATGTAATCTTCATTTTTGattcaaatttttcaacaaatggcttttctctctctctctctctccttttttaaaaataatctctacGATTTCGGCAATGTAATAAACTTTTCGTTGGTCATATGAAACATATTGGGAAAATTAAAAGTCGTTTTGCAGCAATTCGGGAAAATTACGTGACAAATTTTTTGCTCGTTTCATTACGCTTTATAGATTTCACGATTTcgatatattcttttgttcttcttttttttgtttttttttttttttgtttttatgaaTGACACCGAAATAAATTCCaatgaaacaaatttaatgacgtgtgaaaaatatcaatttgataaaaacattgtttttattttcttttcttttttttttttttcttttttcttttttccgtaTCCCGATAAAATTGTCCTTTTATGAAATACCTGCACATCGATTTCCCTTCTAGCTGGCCCTTTGAAAGTTCGAAagttttatttgaaaacattCGTTTATATGATCGAAGATATTCAATTATGTcgtaatttaaaatgatatcttACATTAAACGATacaaaatacaatttaaataatgttctCGATAAGTTGAATAAAAATTCcgtaacgaataaaataaaaaaattttgtttctataaAAAGTTAAGTCGTACGAATCGTTTCCCGTAGTATTAACTATATTCATATGAGttatgagaaattttttatatcctaccgaaaacaaagaaaaaataagagatatgAGATAGTACGTCTATCGaagagatatgtatataaagtaaaataaaaaaaaacaaaaaaaaaaaaaaatcgaatgaaaaagatgtacatgcaattttataaatgtaaaattttaataacaaaacgtTCAATTGTtcaattgttttaaaaattcaattcatcttaatacttaataatttTCCTCGAGTATCTTATTTGTagtttgaatgaaatttttttcttgtttttttttttttttttgaagaggaagaggagaaggaggaggaaaatattatcaaaaaagcagatctctctctctctctctctctgtctctgtttctccaTTTATTTGCCATGAAAATTCATGAATTTTAATGATGATTGTTTTGTCGTTTTCACTTTGACTTAatgtccttcttttttatttcctttactcCTTTTTGCCATTTTAGATGCAGTTACAAAGTCAGCCATGTTTTTCTTTGCGGCGACGTCGTTGCTCGTAATCGCGGAAGTTTGTTATTTCGCCGCACACATTACGCATCCGAGGCACAGACTTTGCGTTTTCGTAGCTGGCGTAGTATTTATAGTTTCAGGTAAGTAATAAGATATGGTAAATGAAAATTCTCAATTATTCTCTCGAAGGCGATAATTGGACGAGGATGaggttgaataaaaaataaaacaaaaaaaaaaaagaaacaaaaagaagaaaaaaagaaaataaataaatgaaaggatTAAaggagatgatgatgatatttttcgttaaattcaTTCATAAAGATAAATCCATTAACGTAAGCTCGACTGATTATAAAAGtgatagaaaagagattttctaaataatgtCTGACGGTTTATGTAatgaagaatttaataataataatcctatATTATGCGTTATACAGATtgagttttctctctcttttcttttttttttctttttctttttactttaattgTGACATCTAAAAATATCTCGAGAATAATATCGGagatagaagaataaaaggaagaatgaaaattggaaaagggaaaaaaattcgaaacgaaagttatttgatctttttgtttcttaaaatAAGAGATACTGTTGAAAAGATTgtctttcataaaaaaaaaaaaaaaaaaaaaaaaagagagagagagagagaaaaaagaaatatacaaagtTGATTTTGAAATGACCTAGAAAACCTCCATcgaatcagaaaaaaaaaaaaaagtaatgctGTTATACTTGCTCGGCTTCTCCTCTTGCTCTCTTCCATCCCCATCGCCCGGAACCAAacaatttttgtttcaaagtttcctttaaaaaatGCTTTACAAAATGTTTTCCGAATATTCTGGGTGTTTcgttttgagaaaaaaaaaagaaacaaaaaaaaaaaaacaaaaatcaacaAATTTCACCctcgtataaaattataaatcttttcatgaatcgtataaatataatagcagTCATATAAAAGGATTACGTACTATTCATTCGTTAATTTTGATTCGACAGGATTAAGCTTAAATAggattaaattttgaaataatttcacatCGTAAAAACTAAATACCGATAAGcgacattttaaatattttatcgaaagtatGGCTTGCGCGttttaaattttgattattcttACAGGGTTACTAATGCTGGTTGGAATGGTCATGTacatatcaatttttaaagcCGAAGTTGGCAGCAAACTCAGGCCACGATCATCGTTTCAGGTAAATCAAATTTGtacctgtttttttttttttttttttttttttttttttttttaatcgtttctatttatttcaatttattttattattattattattattattattattttttgttttttttctttttctaagtaaacgtccttttcttctctcatatGAAAAAGTGACATTTCTAAGGACGACACTTAAGTCGAATTAAATTGGAGTTAGgtgaaaagatataaattacataagtTCTCTCtatgcgaatatatatatatatatatatatatatatatatatatatatatatcataccatacatacatatatacatacatacatacatacatatatatacatatcactTGGTACTTTTGTTATTGCAGGGACCTCCTTTTACGTATAGATACggcttctcctttcttttatatgtgAGCGGCTTCATCACTACCGAGGTGGCTGGTACATACgccatttttctatatatatcctGGCACCAGCGAGAATTGGTACGAAAGGACTTGAGACGGAAAAATTATGGGGTTGGTAGTATCGgctatgtatttttttctttttcttttcttgactttttcttttcttttcttttcttttttttttcttttctttctggtCTCACGAATATGATTAAATCGATGATCTtaagaaaagaaggggaagaaggaaaaaagaaaagaaaaaaaaaaaagaaaagaaaagaagaaaaagaagaagaaggcaaaaacaaaaaatacaaaaaagaaaaaaggaaggaaaaaaaatgaaaaaaaaaaaaaaaaaacagaaacaaaaacaaaaacaaaaagaagaaaaaatattttaattctcatTGAATTTCGTTCGGGCGTAGCAGGGCGTTTATCACTTGGATAATCATCACGTACATCATGGCAATCATGCCGCATTGGGCCATGGTAATTTTATCTGCGAGAGACACCAAAAGAGATACTTCTTTGGAAGGGATTCCGTCGATTACGTCGATTTCGATGAGTttttaccaccaccaccgaaCTTGGATCATTACGGTTACACCAGCAGACAATTTCCAAGAGATCTCACTGCTCAAACGGTAAGGGGATAAAATcgaattcgaataaaatttcgtttcaatcgaaaataataaaacaacgaACCGAAGGACGAGATACTACTCTACGCGTATAAGTAATCCGGATCTGCTAATATTTGGCTGTTCATTCTTCAATGAAGTTTCGATCTCTAGCAAggtgtctctttctttctccctcactcttcctctctctttcactctttctctctctctctctctctctctctctctaactctatctttatctctctttctctttttatatttctttctctctcttcctttatctcGAGTCTAGTTCTTCCACGAAGGAGGTGAAGATCGTGTCGGTAACCTTAGCAACCGGTGATAATCCGGCATTTGATACTCCATTTTAGATTTCTACTCGTTCTCGAAAACGACCTTCCAGGTGAGCACGACGGCGGACATACTGCAGCAGGAGGAGGATGTACCGGAGCCCGACACCGATTACAGTCCAAGCGTCCGCCATGAGTTCGTGACCTTTGACCTCGAGGATCCAGCACCACCACCTACACCCGTTAGAGGTACCGAGTGGGCCTTCGCAGCTCTAAGAAGAACTACTCCCGTCTGATATAGCGTCAGGTAttccattttcttcattttcatcatttgTATCAAACAACTATacacaattattatcgataaacttCTTTGAAGTGCGTAAGAGTGCCTTTGCGATATttctttatgaataaaaatgaattgaattatatatcgttcttGATATGAATTAAgtgatatttttcgatatagaatattattccGTGTGTTATGGGGAAGACATGTTATATGTCTCGTTGAAAATCCAtagtgaaaaaatatattttgcaatttgtagggagaaaaaatatatttcgcgactctattcttttttcttttttttcttttttttcttttttgtatttatttatttatttatttatttatttatttttattctcttttatttaatttcgcaTTAACGTTCACTTTCGCgaattctctcttcttctttttctttgttttttttttctttattttatttctatttaatttttttctataaaaattaggTTTACCTTATCTTGAAAAGTAATCGcaaattttgaaattgtaaATTCACTCCGTTGGAACGTCGTTTACTGATAAGTGACTTTAAATTATGGTGCAAATTTTAAGACGTTCcgtctataataataaaagtggATAAGCGTGTAAATGCATATACGCATTGCGTATACTTCGGTGAAACTTTGCGTCTAATTTGAAACATGAAACGAATAAAGATTCAAGAGTCTTTTTAAAAACCTTAAATAGTCTCAGAGACATAAACGttagaaagaattaaagagaATTATCTTCGTGGTATTGTAGtgcttaagaaaaaaaaaaacaaaaaaaaaaaaaaaaaaaaaaaaaaaagaagaaaaaaggaaagaaaggaaagtaaagagaaaaaagaaaaaagaaagaggttgaataaagataagagttatcaaagtaaaaatattatttcactttagagtgttaatttatattttttcttttttttctcttttttacaaacgtcagccatatttttttatcagcTTGACTGCTGTTGAACGATACACATTACAGCATCtcgtatttaatattgtttttaattaataaaaaaaaataatattccctTTTGATACCTAgataattctcttttaattcatataaaaatatctctatTAACACGAAAGCTTGTTTATCTAAtgtctttgaaaatttttgatcattaaaaagtatatctatatattgtaATGACTGTAAATGTAAATGACTCTTCGTTTTTGTGTTCTTTTCTAACGTCacacaaatattttctattaaaacatTGGCTCGATTTTAATCGATTGTCCATTCTAAACAAATCGATAACTCCAAAGTTTGTTATTAAACTTATCGTTTAATATTGATCTTCGATTGAAAAGTTGTAATCTAATATATCATGtattaaattacaatattttcgcTTCGATTTTCATCCGATAATTGGAATGTCGATAAGTTTGCCTAATTCAAGGTCAAAGATGATGAAAATCGTGTTAAAACAACATCGACGAAATCGCAAATAACgtcgaaataataatcgataaaagaatcatataatgataataatggaataAATTGATCATAGTacaaaatatttgaaacgTATCGACAGGACATATTATGGTTAGccataattaatcattaaatttaatttcttacgaatttaattttatttttatcaatatcattattattattattattattattattattattattattattattattattattattattattattattattttcttttctattatatattacccattattatttatctttcttcagATCTTTTGtcatcgatatttcattttataaagatattgtGAATTTTATGAAGAGAAATTTCATtcttgataaattaatttaaaagttcCCGACATCGCGataaagttttcattttttacgaGAGAATGTTTTTCGTAGATATAAACAAATGATAATTCGATGATGTAATATCGGATGAATATGAAATGATGGGACGCGGTAAAACTTTTCCAACCAAGTTCAACCACATCTTTCCTTGGCTTGTATTTTTGCCGCATAAAATCTGGAATTATCGTGTTGCGGTAtgacgcgttttttttttttttttttttttttttcatttgatccgtatttttttctttttctctttcttcctccctgcAACAATTCGTTATTCGACTCGTTCTGATTATTGACCATAAACATCGGCTATAATTGTTTCACTCGGTTacaataacaaagaaatgaattatgaCCAGGTATCAGTTCTATCAAAAGCACAATACCACACCTTTTTTAGATATCTGATGGTCAGGTATGTTTTATATGTTGGTATAACTACTGGTTCATTGATTTATAGCGatacgaaaaaaattgattctcTGAATGTACAATGCGCTGTGGTGAGATGTTTTTGACCagctattttttatttttcattctttttctttttttttcctttgtttttcttttcagtatacgtttattaaatatcaaaaaaaggGTAAAGTGCAACATTTTATGTTGCAATAAAAAGTGCAATATTTACAATGAATcttagaagaagagaaaaagaacgtatacagttgaacaaataaatacaatcaaataaaaaaatatttaatgaaactgACGATTCGAATGAAGACTCAAAGTCTGatagttttcttcttttttttttttttttggagataCTTGAATCACATTTATACTGTAGGATTTATAGTAATTAAAagtgttaataattaaagcttttgatatgtatgtacataggaatggcattagaaatttttttcttttttttttttttttattctcagaTTAGAatggattataattattataaggtAATTGTGTTTacggaagaaagataaaagagaaaaacaataaaaatgattgtgtatgaaatataaaagagggacaaaaaaataaaaaagaaaaaaaaaaaaatactcccCGGCGGGGAATCGAACCCCGGTCTCCCGCGTGACAGGCGGGGATACTAACCACTATACTACCGAGGACGGAGATATTtagacttcttttttttcggtaGATaagcgtaaaaataaaatatattaatccgtattattttttttttgtattttaaaataaatgatattttttctttctttttttttttccttgaataaatgattttcttcctttaaataattgtattacgttctagatattatatatctcctaacggaataaataaaaatatagaaagagagagagagagaaaaaaaaagggaaaaaaggaagaagaaaacgagaacAAAAACCTCCCTCGCCCATAATTTATTACTATCCCACCGTTGGTTCAATGTCGTTCGTTGTCTCTGGAATTCTCCATTTAAAATTCAGGAAATGTTGCGGTCCGATTCCGGTTAAACGTGAATCTTTGAAacgtataaaataacatattaccgtattacaatataacatgaaaataagaaaaatcgtatcttcttcttttttttctttttttttttcttttttatgaagatacaaatttttatagtattctaataataattgaattaaaacgaCGAACATTCTCGATGTCTCTCATGTATtagatttacatatatatctatgaaaattCTTAGACGTCTACTCTACTAATTCTCTCTAATTTCGTTATCCACAAATTGATCATTCAAAAGTTCTAATTATCCgatccctctcccccccccctctctctctctctctctctttctttctacccaTCTATCTACCCTATCCACCTTTCTCTGATatctatatctacatatatgtatatatatatatctatatctatatatatatatatatatatatatatatatatatatatatatatacaccataGGTATGCGAGGTTGGTGCAAAACGTCGACTATGATGACGTGAATgatgacgacgaggacgaggacgaggacgaggacgaggacgaggacgaggacgaggacgaggacgaggacgacgacgacgacgacaacgacaaaaTGGATGAGAAAGCTGAAGAGAAATACacggaagaggaagaagaggagttCATGTTGGACAAAAGCTGAAAATAATTGCTGTTAGAGTAAAATCGTAATCTCTTTTTGGCAATTGCATAAAGTCGTGGCTCtagactttttaaaaatatatttcgatcgttaattttctttctcgaactatatcgatataaaagaaCGGCCGAACAAAAGTGTTAGAAATATCGTAATGTGATCTAacgttatattaaatatacgattttattcgaaatactTTTCGAGTAAAGAACGTcgaacgataattaaataaaaaaaaaaaaaaaaaaaaaaaaaaaaaaaaaattgaagaaaaaaagaagaagacctAATATAGGAAGAGAGTAAGATGTTATTTATTCGTgagattttctatattattaattaataattattaattttgtattaataccAGATAGTCCATTATCTGTCAAATTTCTAAGAATTTTTTCAAGCTACACGACTGCctgtttctaattttttcattctttttcacatactatcgtgtatatatgtagatatatagatatacatatatatatatatatatatatatatatatatatatatatacatttatgatatagttataataataattaataagaataaatatttgattgcaTATATAATTCTCGAAAGATCGTTTAATTTCGTCGTATCGAAGAGAACCGTCCTATAATCATTacgaaaaatatacataatacatacatacatacatgcatacatacatacatggatacatgcatatatatacatataatacatgcatataatatatacatacatacatacatggatacatgcatatatatatatacatataatacatgcatataatacatacatacatacttgtGTTGATGACTAATGCTTGTttcgtcgataaaataatattaatatatgtaaaaggaTTTTCTAATTCGATACAACGTATccaaatgattaataaaatttataatgataagaagaaaaattgatataaattatgttgGTGGCCTATTAGATATCTAAGACAATTAGATTGCAATATAGATGTACGATCGCTTAAATTTTTaaggtatatacgtattttattctaatattatttctcaaaatttcatttacaaCTCGaagattatttgttttttttttttcttttttcttttttcttttttccttttactttctttcattcttgcTCTCGTattacgatgaaaaagaaagaaagaaagaaagaaagaaaaaaaaaaaaataaataaaaagaatggcCGACTGCTTCGTAGATCGAAGTTAACTCCGATATTACATACTCAGGTATTAAAGTCGACTGAAACTGAGATTAGGTAGATACATTTTATTGTTAGAATCAATCGATTGATCTGTAAAATTTAACAGTTACAGATCATTCGATATACATAAATCattactaatattttattgctATTAACGAAGGCgcttgataaatatattctagaCATGATacgcaaaaaatatattaaataagattcatttttattttggaCTCAATTGAAGAGCCTATTTTCAAATCGTCTTAAATCGAtacttaacgataataaaatttatttcgtcgGATTAAATCGAAAGAACTTTGGTCTCTcttgagaaataaataaaattttgtttttatcttagtcgaaagatttttctaatgtaaaaaaagaaaaagaaaagaaatcaatcaATCGAGATTAAAGCGATAGGGAAAAGTGCGGATTTAGATTGTGGTTTAGGTTTGCGTCTTGGATTGcgtttgaattttaaataattatatgataatagaTTAAAATGTCATATCAagtaatattcaataattatatttaagcaAAAccttttaagaaatatataataagaaaactgTGATTTTTCTCAGCTTTATAATGAATCAATGAATTTGAAACGTTTTGGAAATAAGCTTTTCAAATGTAATGcaaataatgtaatttatacgtattcgtgataataacgaataatgtGTAATTAtgcgaaggaaagaaaaaaaaaaaaaaaagaaaaaaaaagaaaaaaaaaaaaaagaaatcacttCGAGCATGCAATTGTTGATAATTAAGTGACTAAttgttatttcgttatattaaaTCGTGTATCGATTAAATCGCGAGGACTAATTGTAAGCATACGATTTTTAACTcgtattatcgacattatatatatatatatatatatatatatatatacatatatatatatagaaggcATAATAAGTTATACGCGGATTGTACACTATTTTAAGACTTCGATacggtataaaaaaagaaaacaaaaaaaagaaaaaacagaaaaaaaaaaacaaaaaggaaagaaaaaatgataaaaaagaaaaaaaaaaaaaagaaaaagaaaccgaTAACAATAagtttttacataattatgaaataatttttaaaagatttgaCGAAATCTACAGTGTCTCTTAAAATTATACGTATTTAGAGATTACTGTAATAATCGTGTAATTAATCAGAAGCGTTTGTCaactatatatacaaatatttaaataatgcgCGATAAGCTGAAATTTTATAAGGGACAAAAGTTATTGCCAGTTGTAATATTAGATTATAAGTAATTACTTgccgatatataaataagagtCATACATGATTGAAAACgtcgataaaaattgtattcctttatttgtttttttttttttttttttttttttttttttttttcgttacgtACGGCATCATACGTAAAACTGTTGTATCGTCATTAAATTTGATAAgtataaaaacgattttttttttttttacaatacaaaaaggaagaaaaagtaaaataaagtaaattaaaataaaataaaataaaataaaataaaataatcaatagtATCAGggtacatttaataatatagattgTTTCAAtcgtataaaagatttttcgtagaaatcaataattttttactgtCGATAAttgaaatcaatatttattgtataatttcatatatatatatatatatatttttttttttcttttttatttttaaatatatataaataataatctctctcgtttaattcgataatgatgatacGACTATCGGGTATCGTTCGTTAcgcgataaattaataaatattgtttataaattaataaataattaataatacgtaatatgTAAATTTGTTGTTTGTTCTCGATGGTGATAAGCTTGTCCAAACTTTACCGTTTATACAATAAAGGTCCGTCAAAACGAAGTTGAATTACTCTGTTAGATCATATTATCTCCAAAttgttgaaatgaaat
Coding sequences:
- the LOC124954861 gene encoding uncharacterized protein LOC124954861 isoform X1 — its product is MRRAVCVVMSCCCWCCDSGNSIAGPRGTTGAAAAAAAASAIVTGGRRSVVVENHVHRSNVVSGGGLGIASGLSAMLSLIVVTVAISTGEWLLTEEKLPKTSSNASVEPDSKVTYSGLWRVCVAISSRMEYECSSIDYFPNEEYSPDPSDSTMAIPYAVTKSAMFFFAATSLLVIAEVCYFAAHITHPRHRLCVFVAGVVFIVSGLLMLVGMVMYISIFKAEVGSKLRPRSSFQGPPFTYRYGFSFLLYVSGFITTEVAGTYAIFLYISWHQRELVRKDLRRKNYGQGVYHLDNHHVHHGNHAALGHGNFICERHQKRYFFGRDSVDYVDFDEFLPPPPNLDHYGYTSRQFPRDLTAQTVSTTADILQQEEDVPEPDTDYSPSVRHEFVTFDLEDPAPPPTPVRGTEWAFAALRRTTPV
- the LOC124954861 gene encoding uncharacterized protein LOC124954861 isoform X3, whose protein sequence is MRRAVCVVMSCCCWCCDSGNSIAGPRGTTGAAAAAAAASAIVTGGRRSVVVENHVHRSNVVSGGGLGIASGLSAMLSLIVVTVAISTGEWLLTEEKLPKTSSNASVEPDSKVTYSGLWRVCVAISSRMEYECSSIDYFPNEEYSPDPSDSTMAIPYAVTKSAMFFFAATSLLVIAEVCYFAAHITHPRHRLCVFVAGVVFIVSGLLMLVGMVMYISIFKAEVGSKLRPRSSFQGPPFTYRYGFSFLLYVSGFITTEVAGTYAIFLYISWHQRELQGVYHLDNHHVHHGNHAALGHGNFICERHQKRYFFGRDSVDYVDFDEFLPPPPNLDHYGYTSRQFPRDLTAQTVSTTADILQQEEDVPEPDTDYSPSVRHEFVTFDLEDPAPPPTPVRGTEWAFAALRRTTPV
- the LOC124954861 gene encoding uncharacterized protein LOC124954861 isoform X6, whose protein sequence is MWHFDFADCQRGWSSCASGSRMEYECSSIDYFPNEEYSPDPSDSTMAIPYAVTKSAMFFFAATSLLVIAEVCYFAAHITHPRHRLCVFVAGVVFIVSGLLMLVGMVMYISIFKAEVGSKLRPRSSFQGPPFTYRYGFSFLLYVSGFITTEVAGTYAIFLYISWHQRELVRKDLRRKNYGQGVYHLDNHHVHHGNHAALGHGNFICERHQKRYFFGRDSVDYVDFDEFLPPPPNLDHYGYTSRQFPRDLTAQTVSTTADILQQEEDVPEPDTDYSPSVRHEFVTFDLEDPAPPPTPVRGTEWAFAALRRTTPV
- the LOC124954861 gene encoding uncharacterized protein LOC124954861 isoform X2, coding for MRRAVCVVMSCCCWCCDSGNSIAGPRGTTGAAAAAAAASAIVTGGRRSVVVENHVHRSNVVSGGGLGIASGLSAMLSLIVVTVAISTGEWLLTEEKLPKTSSNASVEPDSKVTYSGLWRVCVAISSRMEYECSSIDYFPNEEYSPDPSDSTMAIPYAVTKSAMFFFAATSLLVIAEVCYFAAHITHPRHRLCVFVAGVVFIVSGLLMLVGMVMYISIFKAEVGSKLRPRSSFQGPPFTYRYGFSFLLYVSGFITTEVAGTYAIFLYISWHQRELVRKDLRRKNYGGVYHLDNHHVHHGNHAALGHGNFICERHQKRYFFGRDSVDYVDFDEFLPPPPNLDHYGYTSRQFPRDLTAQTVSTTADILQQEEDVPEPDTDYSPSVRHEFVTFDLEDPAPPPTPVRGTEWAFAALRRTTPV
- the LOC124954861 gene encoding voltage-dependent calcium channel gamma-7 subunit isoform X5 — its product is MRRAVCVVMSCCCWCCDSGNSIAGPRGTTGAAAAAAAASAIVTGGRRSVVVENHVHRSNVVSGGGLGIASGLSAMLSLIVVTVAISTGEWLLTEEKLPKTSSNASVEPDSKVTYSGLWRVCVAISSRMEYECSSIDYFPNEEYSPDPSDSTMAIPYAVTKSAMFFFAATSLLVIAEVCYFAAHITHPRHRLCVFVAGVVFIVSGLLMLVGMVMYISIFKAEVGSKLRPRSSFQGPPFTYRYGFSFLLYVSGFITTEVAGTYAIFLYISWHQRELVRKDLRRKNYGQGVYHLDNHHVHHGNHAALGHGNFICERHQKRYFFGRDSVDYVDFDEFLPPPPNLDHYGYTSRQFPRDLTAQTISTRSRKRPSR
- the LOC124954861 gene encoding uncharacterized protein LOC124954861 isoform X4, which translates into the protein MRRAVCVVMSCCCWCCDSGNSIAGPRGTTGAAAAAAAASAIVTGGRRSVVVENHVHRSNVVSGGGLGIASGLSAMLSLIVVTVAISTGEWLLTEEKLPKTSSNASVEPDSKVTYSGLWRVCVAISSRMEYECSSIDYFPNEEYSPDPSDSTMAIPYAVTKSAMFFFAATSLLVIAEVCYFAAHITHPRHRLCVFVAGVVFIVSGLLMLVGMVMYISIFKAEVGSKLRPRSSFQGPPFTYRYGFSFLLYVSGFITTEVAGTYAIFLYISWHQRELGVYHLDNHHVHHGNHAALGHGNFICERHQKRYFFGRDSVDYVDFDEFLPPPPNLDHYGYTSRQFPRDLTAQTVSTTADILQQEEDVPEPDTDYSPSVRHEFVTFDLEDPAPPPTPVRGTEWAFAALRRTTPV